From Acinetobacter sp. ASP199, the proteins below share one genomic window:
- the cyoC gene encoding cytochrome o ubiquinol oxidase subunit III, producing the protein MAEVLHHDNHGHDEHHHHDDTDITVFGFWTYLMSDLVLFGTLFIAFAVLSSHIPVGTPSAKELFGDSLGFVLTETFALLISSVTFGFAVLAAYKKDVAKVLTWLAITWVFGAIFIGMELYEFNHLVHAGHGPSTSAFLSAFFTLVGTHGIHVTSGLVWMIVLMIQIKKYGLTLPNTRRLACLSLFWHFLDIVWICVFSVVYLMGVL; encoded by the coding sequence ATGGCTGAAGTACTTCATCACGACAACCACGGACACGATGAGCATCATCATCACGATGATACTGACATCACTGTCTTTGGTTTCTGGACTTACTTGATGAGTGACCTTGTCCTTTTCGGTACACTCTTCATTGCATTCGCCGTTTTAAGCAGCCACATTCCAGTGGGTACACCAAGCGCAAAAGAGCTGTTTGGTGATTCATTAGGCTTCGTTTTAACTGAAACGTTTGCTCTCTTGATCTCTTCTGTTACGTTTGGTTTTGCCGTTCTTGCTGCATACAAAAAAGACGTTGCAAAAGTACTGACTTGGTTAGCGATTACTTGGGTATTCGGTGCGATCTTCATCGGTATGGAACTTTATGAATTCAATCATCTAGTTCACGCTGGTCACGGTCCTAGCACTTCTGCGTTCCTTTCTGCGTTCTTTACGCTAGTTGGTACGCACGGTATCCACGTGACTTCAGGTTTGGTATGGATGATCGTGTTAATGATTCAAATCAAGAAATATGGTTTGACTCTGCCTAACACTCGTCGTCTTGCGTGCCTAAGCTTGTTCTGGCACTTCCTTGACATCGTATGGATCTGTGTATTCAGCGTAGTTTACTTGATGGGAGTTCTGTAA
- a CDS encoding cytochrome o ubiquinol oxidase subunit IV, with the protein MSHDHNAAGESHGNVKQYTIGFILSVVLTVIPFGMVMAGGFGRGTLITVIAITAVAQILVQLIYFLHMNSSSEQRWNVIAFVYTILTIAILLVGSVWIMNYLHYNMMI; encoded by the coding sequence ATGAGTCATGATCATAACGCTGCTGGCGAATCACACGGTAACGTGAAGCAATACACTATCGGCTTCATCCTGTCTGTTGTCCTTACTGTAATTCCATTCGGTATGGTTATGGCGGGCGGTTTTGGCCGTGGTACATTGATCACTGTAATCGCGATTACTGCGGTTGCTCAGATTCTTGTACAGCTGATTTACTTCCTGCACATGAACTCTTCTTCAGAGCAACGCTGGAACGTAATTGCATTTGTGTATACCATCTTAACCATCGCTATTCTTTTAGTGGGTTCTGTATGGATCATGAACTACCTACACTACAACATGATGATCTAA